One window of the Halictus rubicundus isolate RS-2024b chromosome 6, iyHalRubi1_principal, whole genome shotgun sequence genome contains the following:
- the LOC143354978 gene encoding beta-1,3-glucan-binding protein 1-like isoform X1, with protein MSAPLGWLFLLVSTLNSLGISYGKYEPLTPTIEPLYPKGIRISIPQFYYPNGTVVGSTADGDGRCTVTSETKIYSRSQESQQLTRNNACAGQVIFEEDFHALDTNRWKVIERFPTAPNFEFVVYENDPGNVHVVDGVLRIKPTLLKLKYGLSFVQDGSLQLDKCTEQAGSRDCTRTAIAWNILPPVISGRLNTKPSFNFMYGKIQVRAKLPRGDWIYPLITLESDDNSNTTHFCSIVIAHSFGNPTLITEDRKDIGNHLLQAGAQVSNVDNNDLQNNRIDLPSKSSGSLWSDDYHVYELEWRHERLILKVDGEQYGEQRIPVLFDVPVYINVGVGVGGRNLFPDGCRSGTYRGGYLKPWKNKDVKALYEFYSSNTLWSNTWVEHDNVLSIDYIKVLAL; from the exons ATGAGTGCTCCTCTCGGCTGGTTGTTTCTGTTGGTTTCAACCTTGAATTCTCTTGGTATAAGTTACGGTAAATATGAGCCTCTGACGCCTACCATTGAACCTTTATATCCGAAAGGAATCCGAATTTCCATACCAC AATTTTATTATCCCAATGGAACCGTAGTGGGCTCTACAGCTGACGGCGACGGTAGATGCACGGTTACTTCCGAAACGAAGATATACTCTCGTAGCCAGGAATCCCAGCAACTTACACGCAACAATGCGTGTGCGGGCCAAGTAATTTTCGAAGAGGACTTTCACGCGCTCGATACGAATCGTTGGAAGGTTATCGAACGCTTCCCGACAGCTCCG AATTTCGAATTCGTCGTGTACGAAAACGACCCGGGGAACGTTCACGTTGTGGATGGTGTGTTGCGCATCAAACCAACTCTCCTTAAACTGAAATACGGTCTTTCGTTTGTGCAGGATGGTTCTCTGCAATTGGATAA ATGCACGGAGCAGGCCGGTAGCAGAGATTGCACACGAACCGCAATCGCATGGAACATTTTACCACCTGTAATATCAGGACGATTGAATACCAAACCATCTTTCAACTTCATGTATGGAAAGATTCAAGTTCGGGCCAAATTACCGCGCGGCGATTGGATATATCCCC TGATCACTCTAGAGAGTGATGACAACTCAAACACAACACACTTCTGCAGCATTGTGATCGCCCATTCGTTTGGCAATCCGACACTCATAACAGAGGATAGAAAAGACATAGGCAATCATCTTCTTCAAGCCGGTGCACAAGTATCCAACGTGGACAATAATGATCTACAAAACAACCGAATAGACCTTCCGTCGAAGTCGTCAGGTTCCTTGTGGTCTGATGACTATCATGTCTATGAACTTGAATGGAGACATGAACGCCTCATTCTTAAAGTCGATGGCGAACAGTATGGGGAACAGAGGATACCTGTACTTTTCGACGTTCCA GTTTACATCAACGTGGGCGTGGGTGTCGGTGGCCGTAACCTTTTCCCTGACGGATGCAGAAGTGGTACCTATCGAGGAGGCTATCTGAAGCCGTGGAAAAACAAGGACGTCAAG GCGCTGTACGAGTTCTACAGCTCGAATACCTTGTGGTCGAACACGTGGGTAGAACATGACAACGTTCTGTCAATAGACTATATTAAAGTACTGGCGCTGTAA
- the LOC143354978 gene encoding beta-1,3-glucan-binding protein 1-like isoform X2 — protein sequence MSAPLGWLFLLVSTLNSLGISYGKYEPLTPTIEPLYPKGIRISIPLGSTADGDGRCTVTSETKIYSRSQESQQLTRNNACAGQVIFEEDFHALDTNRWKVIERFPTAPNFEFVVYENDPGNVHVVDGVLRIKPTLLKLKYGLSFVQDGSLQLDKCTEQAGSRDCTRTAIAWNILPPVISGRLNTKPSFNFMYGKIQVRAKLPRGDWIYPLITLESDDNSNTTHFCSIVIAHSFGNPTLITEDRKDIGNHLLQAGAQVSNVDNNDLQNNRIDLPSKSSGSLWSDDYHVYELEWRHERLILKVDGEQYGEQRIPVLFDVPVYINVGVGVGGRNLFPDGCRSGTYRGGYLKPWKNKDVKALYEFYSSNTLWSNTWVEHDNVLSIDYIKVLAL from the exons ATGAGTGCTCCTCTCGGCTGGTTGTTTCTGTTGGTTTCAACCTTGAATTCTCTTGGTATAAGTTACGGTAAATATGAGCCTCTGACGCCTACCATTGAACCTTTATATCCGAAAGGAATCCGAATTTCCATACCAC TGGGCTCTACAGCTGACGGCGACGGTAGATGCACGGTTACTTCCGAAACGAAGATATACTCTCGTAGCCAGGAATCCCAGCAACTTACACGCAACAATGCGTGTGCGGGCCAAGTAATTTTCGAAGAGGACTTTCACGCGCTCGATACGAATCGTTGGAAGGTTATCGAACGCTTCCCGACAGCTCCG AATTTCGAATTCGTCGTGTACGAAAACGACCCGGGGAACGTTCACGTTGTGGATGGTGTGTTGCGCATCAAACCAACTCTCCTTAAACTGAAATACGGTCTTTCGTTTGTGCAGGATGGTTCTCTGCAATTGGATAA ATGCACGGAGCAGGCCGGTAGCAGAGATTGCACACGAACCGCAATCGCATGGAACATTTTACCACCTGTAATATCAGGACGATTGAATACCAAACCATCTTTCAACTTCATGTATGGAAAGATTCAAGTTCGGGCCAAATTACCGCGCGGCGATTGGATATATCCCC TGATCACTCTAGAGAGTGATGACAACTCAAACACAACACACTTCTGCAGCATTGTGATCGCCCATTCGTTTGGCAATCCGACACTCATAACAGAGGATAGAAAAGACATAGGCAATCATCTTCTTCAAGCCGGTGCACAAGTATCCAACGTGGACAATAATGATCTACAAAACAACCGAATAGACCTTCCGTCGAAGTCGTCAGGTTCCTTGTGGTCTGATGACTATCATGTCTATGAACTTGAATGGAGACATGAACGCCTCATTCTTAAAGTCGATGGCGAACAGTATGGGGAACAGAGGATACCTGTACTTTTCGACGTTCCA GTTTACATCAACGTGGGCGTGGGTGTCGGTGGCCGTAACCTTTTCCCTGACGGATGCAGAAGTGGTACCTATCGAGGAGGCTATCTGAAGCCGTGGAAAAACAAGGACGTCAAG GCGCTGTACGAGTTCTACAGCTCGAATACCTTGTGGTCGAACACGTGGGTAGAACATGACAACGTTCTGTCAATAGACTATATTAAAGTACTGGCGCTGTAA
- the LOC143354978 gene encoding beta-1,3-glucan-binding protein 1-like isoform X4, with translation MSAPLGWLFLLVSTLNSLGISYVGSTADGDGRCTVTSETKIYSRSQESQQLTRNNACAGQVIFEEDFHALDTNRWKVIERFPTAPNFEFVVYENDPGNVHVVDGVLRIKPTLLKLKYGLSFVQDGSLQLDKCTEQAGSRDCTRTAIAWNILPPVISGRLNTKPSFNFMYGKIQVRAKLPRGDWIYPLITLESDDNSNTTHFCSIVIAHSFGNPTLITEDRKDIGNHLLQAGAQVSNVDNNDLQNNRIDLPSKSSGSLWSDDYHVYELEWRHERLILKVDGEQYGEQRIPVLFDVPVYINVGVGVGGRNLFPDGCRSGTYRGGYLKPWKNKDVKALYEFYSSNTLWSNTWVEHDNVLSIDYIKVLAL, from the exons ATGAGTGCTCCTCTCGGCTGGTTGTTTCTGTTGGTTTCAACCTTGAATTCTCTTGGTATAAGTTACG TGGGCTCTACAGCTGACGGCGACGGTAGATGCACGGTTACTTCCGAAACGAAGATATACTCTCGTAGCCAGGAATCCCAGCAACTTACACGCAACAATGCGTGTGCGGGCCAAGTAATTTTCGAAGAGGACTTTCACGCGCTCGATACGAATCGTTGGAAGGTTATCGAACGCTTCCCGACAGCTCCG AATTTCGAATTCGTCGTGTACGAAAACGACCCGGGGAACGTTCACGTTGTGGATGGTGTGTTGCGCATCAAACCAACTCTCCTTAAACTGAAATACGGTCTTTCGTTTGTGCAGGATGGTTCTCTGCAATTGGATAA ATGCACGGAGCAGGCCGGTAGCAGAGATTGCACACGAACCGCAATCGCATGGAACATTTTACCACCTGTAATATCAGGACGATTGAATACCAAACCATCTTTCAACTTCATGTATGGAAAGATTCAAGTTCGGGCCAAATTACCGCGCGGCGATTGGATATATCCCC TGATCACTCTAGAGAGTGATGACAACTCAAACACAACACACTTCTGCAGCATTGTGATCGCCCATTCGTTTGGCAATCCGACACTCATAACAGAGGATAGAAAAGACATAGGCAATCATCTTCTTCAAGCCGGTGCACAAGTATCCAACGTGGACAATAATGATCTACAAAACAACCGAATAGACCTTCCGTCGAAGTCGTCAGGTTCCTTGTGGTCTGATGACTATCATGTCTATGAACTTGAATGGAGACATGAACGCCTCATTCTTAAAGTCGATGGCGAACAGTATGGGGAACAGAGGATACCTGTACTTTTCGACGTTCCA GTTTACATCAACGTGGGCGTGGGTGTCGGTGGCCGTAACCTTTTCCCTGACGGATGCAGAAGTGGTACCTATCGAGGAGGCTATCTGAAGCCGTGGAAAAACAAGGACGTCAAG GCGCTGTACGAGTTCTACAGCTCGAATACCTTGTGGTCGAACACGTGGGTAGAACATGACAACGTTCTGTCAATAGACTATATTAAAGTACTGGCGCTGTAA
- the LOC143354978 gene encoding beta-1,3-glucan-binding protein 1-like isoform X3 encodes MTKCIRITQQVLQNFFGVGQCNLLDQQHEVKEFYYPNGTVVGSTADGDGRCTVTSETKIYSRSQESQQLTRNNACAGQVIFEEDFHALDTNRWKVIERFPTAPNFEFVVYENDPGNVHVVDGVLRIKPTLLKLKYGLSFVQDGSLQLDKCTEQAGSRDCTRTAIAWNILPPVISGRLNTKPSFNFMYGKIQVRAKLPRGDWIYPLITLESDDNSNTTHFCSIVIAHSFGNPTLITEDRKDIGNHLLQAGAQVSNVDNNDLQNNRIDLPSKSSGSLWSDDYHVYELEWRHERLILKVDGEQYGEQRIPVLFDVPVYINVGVGVGGRNLFPDGCRSGTYRGGYLKPWKNKDVKALYEFYSSNTLWSNTWVEHDNVLSIDYIKVLAL; translated from the exons atgacaaagtgtataagaatcacccaacaggtattgcaaaatttttttggtgttggacagtgtaatttacTAGATCAACAACACGAAGTTAAAG AATTTTATTATCCCAATGGAACCGTAGTGGGCTCTACAGCTGACGGCGACGGTAGATGCACGGTTACTTCCGAAACGAAGATATACTCTCGTAGCCAGGAATCCCAGCAACTTACACGCAACAATGCGTGTGCGGGCCAAGTAATTTTCGAAGAGGACTTTCACGCGCTCGATACGAATCGTTGGAAGGTTATCGAACGCTTCCCGACAGCTCCG AATTTCGAATTCGTCGTGTACGAAAACGACCCGGGGAACGTTCACGTTGTGGATGGTGTGTTGCGCATCAAACCAACTCTCCTTAAACTGAAATACGGTCTTTCGTTTGTGCAGGATGGTTCTCTGCAATTGGATAA ATGCACGGAGCAGGCCGGTAGCAGAGATTGCACACGAACCGCAATCGCATGGAACATTTTACCACCTGTAATATCAGGACGATTGAATACCAAACCATCTTTCAACTTCATGTATGGAAAGATTCAAGTTCGGGCCAAATTACCGCGCGGCGATTGGATATATCCCC TGATCACTCTAGAGAGTGATGACAACTCAAACACAACACACTTCTGCAGCATTGTGATCGCCCATTCGTTTGGCAATCCGACACTCATAACAGAGGATAGAAAAGACATAGGCAATCATCTTCTTCAAGCCGGTGCACAAGTATCCAACGTGGACAATAATGATCTACAAAACAACCGAATAGACCTTCCGTCGAAGTCGTCAGGTTCCTTGTGGTCTGATGACTATCATGTCTATGAACTTGAATGGAGACATGAACGCCTCATTCTTAAAGTCGATGGCGAACAGTATGGGGAACAGAGGATACCTGTACTTTTCGACGTTCCA GTTTACATCAACGTGGGCGTGGGTGTCGGTGGCCGTAACCTTTTCCCTGACGGATGCAGAAGTGGTACCTATCGAGGAGGCTATCTGAAGCCGTGGAAAAACAAGGACGTCAAG GCGCTGTACGAGTTCTACAGCTCGAATACCTTGTGGTCGAACACGTGGGTAGAACATGACAACGTTCTGTCAATAGACTATATTAAAGTACTGGCGCTGTAA
- the LOC143355010 gene encoding beta-1,3-glucan-binding protein 2-like has protein sequence MQVEWYCMQMDWTNWNSLVSSNRVVFVEKPVCNDRCRLGKFQDHFSCYGQYNSPKPTIEPLHPKGIRISISHEDGITLVTYHVKFNDDFYSLEAGTIAVDVIKPKNGRWVYEDRNTRLKAGDIIYLWEHVVYHGLGYNLLDQQHEVKEFYNYDGTIVGPAPAPDGDGTCTTTSVTKTYTRDRESQELKPNNVCTGEIIFEENFDLLDTNRWKIIERFSTAPNFEFVVYKDDQENVYVQDGVLYIRPILLKQKYGISFVQGGTLRLNKCTEQIGSRDCTRTANAWDVLPPVISGRLNTKPFFNFMYGKIQVRAKLPCGDWIYPLITLESDDISPNATFFSSIVIAHSFGNPSLITTNRKNIGGHLLQAGGHVTTLNNNELQDNLNNLPSKTSTPLWSNDYHVYELEWGCERLVLRVDGQQYGEQRFQAQFNFPAYVNLGLGVAGRSLFPDGCRSGNYLKPWRNKGVKAVYDFYRSDTLWQTTWTQKDKLLAVDYIKVQAL, from the exons ATGCAGGTCGAGTGGTACTGTATGCAAATGGACTGGACTAATTGGAACAGCCTAGTGTCATCAAACCGAGTGGTATTTGTGGAAAAACCTGTTTGCAACGATCGATGTCGACTTGGGAAGTTTCAGGATCACTTTAGCTG TTACGGACAATATAATTCTCCGAAGCCTACCATTGAACCTCTTCATCCAAAAGGGATCCGAATTTCCATATCAC ACGAGGACGGAATCACTTTGGTTACCTATCATGTAAAATTCAACGACGATTTCTATAGTCTCGAAGCAGGAACAATCGCCGTGGATGTTATCAAACCTAAAAATGGCCGATGGGTTTACGAGGATCGCAATACCAGACTGAAAGCCGGagacattatttatttatgggaACATGTGGTCTACCATGGTCTGGGTTATAATTTACTAGATCAACAGCACGAAGTTAAAG AATTTTATAATTATGATGGAACAATAGTGGGCCCTGCACCCGCACCTGACGGCGACGGCACATGTACAACTACTTCCGTAACGAAGACATACACTCGTGATCGGGAATCTCAGGAACTGAAACCCAACAATGTGTGTACAGGCGAAATAATTTTCGAGGAGAACTTTGACTTGCTCGATACAAACCGCTGGAAGATTATTGAACGTTTCTCAACGGCACCG AACTTCgaattcgtcgtgtacaaagaCGACCAAGAGAACGTTTACGTGCAAGATGGTGTTTTGTACATCAGACCGATTCTCCTTAAACAGAAATACGGTATTTCATTCGTCCAGGGCGGCACTCTGAGATTGAATAA ATGCACGGAACAGATCGGTAGCAGAGACTGTACACGAACCGCAAATGCCTGGGACGTTTTACCGCCTGTGATATCAGGACGATTGAATACGAAACCATTTTTCAACTTCATGTATGGAAAGATTCAAGTTCGTGCTAAATTGCCATGCGGCGATTGGATATATCCCC TGATCACTCTAGAAAGTGATGATATTTCACCAAACGCAACATTCTTCAGTAGCATCGTGATCGCTCATTCGTTTGGCAATCCGTCACTCATAACAACCAATCGCAAAAACATAGGCGGTCATCTTCTTCAAGCTGGTGGACACGTAACTACTTTGAACAACAATGAACTTCAGGACAATCTAAACAACCTTCCGTCGAAGACATCGACTCCTCTGTGGTCCAATGACTATCATGTCTATGAGCTTGAATGGGGATGCGAACGCCTCGTCCTTAGAGTCGACGGCCAACAGTATGGCGAACAGAGATTTCAAGCTCAATTCAATTTTCCA GCTTACGTCAACTTGGGCTTGGGAGTCGCAGGCCGTAGCCTTTTCCCTGACGGATGCAGAAGTGGCAACTACCTGAAACCGTGGAGAAACAAGGGCGTCAAG GCGGTGTATGACTTCTACCGATCTGACACCTTGTGGCAAACTACGTGGACACAAAAGGATAAACTCCTGGCAGTAGATTACATCAAAGTACAGGCTTTGTAG